GCGCCTGGTCTCGGGCAGACAGCCGTGCTTTGGCTGCAAGGGATGCGAGTCAGCTCTGAAGCGGTGCAAGCGTCGTTGCTCAGGTTTCAGACCAGCAGCCCCAGTGCCTTGTTGTTGGCTTCCTGTGAGGCAACGTTGCATTGGATGCTGACCTCATCATGGGAGCGTTTGCTGCAGCGAAGGTTGCAGGAAGCGCATCAAATCGCCGCTCGCCTTCGTGCTGCAGGACTGCCCTTGGGCAGCAGTGATGACCCCTTGCGTTTGATTTTGGTGACGGCAGAGCAGGGAATCAGCGGTTTGGATGCCGATGCCTGGTTCATGCAGCGGGGATTGATCGCCGAGCTCCCAGAACCTTTGTGTTTGACCTTTTGCCTTGGCTTGGCGTCTCAGCGTGGGTTGGCTCAACGCATGCAACAGCTTTGGCGGAGGCTCCAGCTGTCCCAACCCCGGTCTGGGCCCTTGGAGCCGTTGCTTGTGCCGCCTCTGGAGACCAGTTCAACGCCTGAACTGCTTCCAGCGCTTGCCGTTCGGGCCCAAGCCTGTGAGCTGTCTCTTCAGGACAGTGGTGGGCGCATTGCCGCCGACATGATTTGTCCCTATCCGCCAGGGATTCCATTGCTGATCCCTGGAGAAAGAATTGAATCGGATCGGTTGGAGTGGTTATTGAGTCAGCACCGGAGATGGCCGGAACTGGTGCCCGGTAAGGTGAAAGTTCTGGCTGAAGAGCCGCAGGTGCAACTGGGGTGATTTCAGAAGGAGCAAGCAGCAGCAAAGGCAAAACCAAGACGGGTTTTGATCGCAAGCGCTTGCTCAGTGGACTGCTGGCTGGCGCTTTTGGGTTGCTGGTGGTGGGACTCGGCGGCTGGTGGTTCACGCTCGCGTTGGGGGTGATCGTGCATCTGGGCTTGTTGGAATTTTTCCGAATGGCCCAGTTCAAAGGTATGAGGCCTGCCACGAAAACCACGCTTGTGGCGTGTCAGCTCTTGCTTTTGAGCACGCAGTGGGCCAATTCAGGAGGTCTTCCGGCTCTTTTGCCTGATGCCGTGCTGCCCTTATCCGGTGCAGCCATTTGTGGTTGGTTGCTCTTGCAGCCGGTCACAGGATCGATTGCGGACATCGCCGCTTCCATTTTTGGTTTGTTTTATCTCGGCTTTCTTCCAAGCCATTGGTTGAGACTTCGCAACCTGACTGATTTTGAAGTTGCCCCCATTTTGCAACGGCTAAGCATTGATAATTCCTGGCTTTCATCGGGCTTATTAATCACTTTGGCTGCCTGTTTGATGGTGGTTGCGAGTGATATTGGCTCCTACATGATTGGTCGTCGACTCGGTCGCCATCCCCTGTCTCCAATCTCTCCGTCAAAGACGATTGAGGGGGCGATCGGAGGAGCCTTGTGCTCTGTTGTGGTGGGGGCTTTGATGGCAAGCCTGATGGGCTGGCGCCTGGGGTGGCTGAGTGGTGGTTTGCTTGGAGCGTTGGTGGCGTTATTTGCTCTTGTCGGTGATCTGACCGAGTCGATGATGAAACGCGATGCAGGAGTGAAAGACTCTGGAGATGCTCTTCCAGGCCATGGGGGGATTCTGGATCGGATTGATAGTTATTTGTTCACCCCAGCGGTGGTGTACTACGCCTTGATTTTGATCATGCCTTTGCTCGCCAACTAGCGTTTCGAGTTGCAGGTCACGGAATGATCAAGGACTGATTAGGGGCTGACAGTGGCCTTCCCTTGAAGGATTAATTGACCTGCTTTGAGGTTTGCCTTGTCAATGTGAATGCCGGAATCCATGGGCAATAAAAACGATTTTCCTGACTCGAGCTGAGTGATTTGAATGGTGCCCTCCGCGGCCTGAAGACCAAACCGAGCGCGAACAGGATCTTGGGTTGCAATCACGGCTGCCTGCAATTCCAGTAAGTCGTCGTCAATGCTCAAGGTTTGCAGAGGTGTGAGCCCCATCAATTGCTCACTGATGAGATCTCCTAACCACCTCCAACGATCACTGGCGAGGGCTCGGTTGAGATCGGCTCCGCTGAGGACCACTTCTCCATCAATGGTGAAGGGGTGGGAAAGCTGAATCGGCTGGCCAGGATTGGAGGGATTGATGTGGGCTTGAAGGGCACCGGATTTGAGCTCAGCCCGCAGAAGGGGGAGTTTCTGAAAACTCACTTTGCGGGCGGTTAAGGACACACCTTCCAGCTTGCCGCGCAGAAGTTGCAAAGCTGATCCTTGGAGTTTCAGCTTCAACTCACCGACGTCATCGCATTGACCTCGGATCCAAATTTGCAGACCATTGGACAGCAGCTGTAGCAGCGGGCCAGAGCTATTTGCGTTCATGGGAGTCATTCTGATGCTTGCCAGCGTTTCGCCACCAACTCCGGTTGATCGAGATGGGGAAGATGCCCGCAATTGGCAACCGATTCAAGCTTGTCTCCCAATAATTCCTGCGCGGAACGTTTTTGAGGGGCGCGCAGGATTCGATCCTGTTCACCCCAGAGCACATGCAGGGGTTGAGGGGGAAGGGGGTCACCACACCCGGCAAATCCTCCGCTGCGGGCGAAAGCCGCTAACGAACGGGCCCACCCAGGCACCTTGAGATGCAGGGATGCAATCTCAATTTCTGGTTCTCCAACGTTGCTGTCGGGATCGGCGAAGGCTTGTCTGCATAAACCCCGTCTCACGCCAGGTCTGCCTAGAAACCAAACCCCTAGTTGGTCCAGCACCGGAGGCAGGGGCATCGGTTTGCCATCCAGTCCTGCTGGAGCAAGAAGCAGCAAGCGATCGATGCGTTCGGGGTGGCGCCGCGCCAGTTCCATCGCGACAGAGCCACCCATTGATGCTCCGATCACACCGATGGTTTCGTCTGTTGGCAGGGTGTCGAGCAGGGCATCGAGATGGTTGAGCACCAGCTCAGGTCCGTAGCTGATTTGTTCTGGCCTTGGACAGAACCCGAAACCGAACAGATCGGGAATGATCAGCGTGTTGTTGGTTTTGAGCAGGGGCACCAGACGTCGGAATTCCAGATTGGAACTATCAAATCCGTGCAGTAGCAATACCGGTGGCCCACTGCCCATAGTCACCACTGGGTAGTGGTCTGCCCCGCTATCGGTGCAGGCAAGTTCCAACCACTCCAAGCCCTGGAGCTGTTCACGGGCCAGAGGATCGAGAAGGGTGGATGCAGCGTTCTCGAGAATGCGCTTGTTGGTCAAGCTTCGGTCTCCAGCGAGGTGCTGACGGAGCGATTGTCTGCGTCGGTGCTCAAGAGAGCTTCCAGCAGATCGGTCTCAGTGACGTCGAAGGGGAGATGGTGCAGGTCGGAGCCTGGCCGGCAGGCGAAGCTGCAAATGGCGCGCAATTCATGCAACCCAGCTTCTCCCAGTCCAAGATCTTGCAGCGTGACCGGGACACCCAGCTCTTGAAGCAGAGGCAAAAGTTGACGACGGGATTGGGCTGCTAGTTGATTGCCGCCAAGGCGCTCTTCTAGCCGGAGCTGGACAAGAATGCCGAAGCCCACTTTTTCTCCGTGCAACTTGCTGTGACAGGCATGCAATTGCGTTAAGCCGTTATGGACCGCATGGGCCGCAACCGTTCTGCATTGCGCACCTCCAAGGCCACCAATCACCCCGGCGGTGAGACCACAGGCCTCAGCCACCCGAACCCAGGCTTCACTCTCCGGTTGAGCCATCGACTCGCGGGCATCGATCAGAAGTTGATCGCGAAGCACACGGGCCATCTGTACGGCCTGTTGGATGATTCCGTCCGTGCTGGATCCGCTCCCCACAGATGCCTCGTACCACTTGGCGAGGGCGTCGGCGATGCCACTGGCCAACGTTTGATTCGGGGCTTGGCGAACCAGGCCATGATCAAAAATTAAAAGATCTGGGCAAGAAGCGAGTGCCTCGTCGGCAATAAAGGCTCCATCGGGGGAATAAATGTTGGCAAGCGCTGTCCACCCGGCGCAGGTCGCGGCACTGAGCGGCACCGTGACGCATGGAAGTTTGAGTCGATAGGCCAGGAGTTTTCCTGCATCTAAAACCTTTCCTCCACCGGCTGCAATCACGGCATCACAGCCTGTTGCCTGCAGTTGGGCCTGCAGGCGTGTGAGGTCGTCTTCGCAGCAGTCGAAATGGAGTTGGCTCTCCACAACAGCCAAATCACAGCCGATGAGATCGGCCTTTAAACGCGCACGAATGGATTGGGTTGCGGGACTGCGTCCGAGTAGGGCAGGTCGCTGACAGAGATCAGCAATAGCAGGAAGACCTTGTTGCCAGGCTTGCTCTCCCCGGATCACCCGGGAAGGAGCAATGGCATGGGTATGGCAAACCAACGACGTGGTCATGCTTGCTTCAAACCCCAGCGTTGGCCAGTTGAGGTGTCACTGGGGCGGTGGTGTTGAGGTGTCGAACAACCACTTTTTTGTCGTGGTCGATGTCCACTTCAGCGGAATCCCCCTCCTTGATGCGCCCGGTGAGGACTTCCTCCGCCAGGCTGTCTTCGAGAAGACGCATCACGGCACGACGCAAAGGTCTTGCGCCGTAAGCAGGGTTGTAACCCTCCTCCACAAGGCGCTCTTTGAAAGCATTGGACACCGTCAAAGTGATTCCCTTGTCGCCGATACGAGCGAAGACTTCTTTAAGCATGATTTCTGCAATGTCTTTCACCTCCTCACGGTTGAGTTGACGGAAGACAATGATTTCGTCAAGACGGTTAAGGAATTCAGGGCGGAAATACTGCTTCAGTTCCTCATTTACAAGAGATTTGATTCTGTTGTATTGATTCTCTTCGGCATTTTCACCAGAGAATTCGAAACCTAAACCACCACCACCTTTTTCAATCACTTTCGAACCGATGTTCGAAGTCATGATGATCAAGGTGTTTTTGAAATCAACGGTTCTTCCTTTGGAATCGGTCAGGCGACCATCTTCGAGAAGTTGCAGAAGCAAGTTGAAGACATCGGGATGGGCCTTCTCAATCTCGTCAAAAAGAACAACGGTGTAGGGACGACGGCGAACCGCTTCAGTGAGCTGACCTCCTTCGTTGAATCCCACATATCCGGGAGGTGAACCGATCAATTTGCTGACCGTGTGCCTCTCCATGAATTCCGACATGTCGAGACGGATCATCGCTTCTTCGCTACCGAAGAAATAGGCGGCGAGAGCCTTGGTGAGCTCGGTTTTACCGACGCCGGTGGGGCCAGAGAAAATGAAGCTGGCAATCGGACGATTGGGGTTTTTAAGGCCAACGCGTGCCCGCCGAATCGCCTTGGAAACCGCTTTCACCGCCTCATCTTGTCCAATCAAACGTTTATGGAGGGTTTCCTCCATGTTCAACAATTTCACGGACTCGCTCTCGGTGAGCTTCTGAACGGGGACTCCAGTCCAGGAGGCCACGATGTGAGCGATATCTTCCTCGTCAACAATCGGAGTGGTGAGGAGTTGAGGTTGGGCTGTGGATCCCTCCGCTGAATCGGAGGGCACAGCCTCTCTCACCGCACCTTCGCTGGTTTGGCCGGCATCCCCGCTGTTAACAGGGGACTCTTCTCGGCTGCTTTGCAGCAACGTGCGGATCTTTTCACGCAACTCAACTTCTTTGTCGCGGAGTTCTCCTGCGCGACCGAAGTCTTGATCGCGAACAGCATCCTCTTTTTCCTTCTGGACAGCGCGGAGTTCTTTGTCCACTTCCTTGGCGGCAGGGGGAAGCTTGGAATTCAGCAAACGAACTCTGCTGCCAGCTTCATCAATGAGATCGATGGCCTTATCTGGAAGGAAGCGATCGGAGATATAACGATCCCCCAAGGTTGCTGCTGCATCTAGAGCTGCGTCGGTGATTTTGAGGCGATGGTGCTGCTCGTAGCGCTCGCGCAGTCCCCTCAGAATTTCAATGGTGTCTGGAATGGAAGGTTCGCCCACGGTGACGGGCTGGAAGCGACGCTCCAGGGCCGCATCGCGCTCAATGTGTTTGCGGTATTCGTCAAGGGTAGTTGCTCCGATGCATTGGAGTTCGCCACGAGCCAGTGCTGGTTTGAGGATGTTGGCGGCATCGATAGCACCTTCAGCCGCTCCAGCACCGATCAAGGTGTGAACTTCGTCGATCACCAAGATCACATTGCCGGCTGATTTGATCTCTTCCATGATCTTCTTGAGCCGCTCCTCAAATTCCCCTCGATATTTCGTGCCTGCAACGAGCAAGCCGATATCGAGTGTGAGAACACGCTTCTCTTCCAAAATGTCTGG
This portion of the Synechococcus sp. ROS8604 genome encodes:
- a CDS encoding aminotransferase class I/II-fold pyridoxal phosphate-dependent enzyme, whose product is MHSLIPLLRPDRRQPLHLPVHGRGRALPPALKRLLRQAPGSWDLPELPEIGGPLESEGAVAESQAQLASLLGVEGCWFGVHGATGLLQAALSALVGPGQAVLLPRNAHRSLIAACVMGGIRPVFLPVPFLSDRGHPGAMSEPCLEQALMALPSIPEAIVAAVLVHPTYHGYASDPTPLIAALHRRGLPVLVDEAHGTHFAFSGREDLPSSSLHAGADLVVHSLHKSAPGLGQTAVLWLQGMRVSSEAVQASLLRFQTSSPSALLLASCEATLHWMLTSSWERLLQRRLQEAHQIAARLRAAGLPLGSSDDPLRLILVTAEQGISGLDADAWFMQRGLIAELPEPLCLTFCLGLASQRGLAQRMQQLWRRLQLSQPRSGPLEPLLVPPLETSSTPELLPALAVRAQACELSLQDSGGRIAADMICPYPPGIPLLIPGERIESDRLEWLLSQHRRWPELVPGKVKVLAEEPQVQLG
- a CDS encoding phosphatidate cytidylyltransferase, with amino-acid sequence MISEGASSSKGKTKTGFDRKRLLSGLLAGAFGLLVVGLGGWWFTLALGVIVHLGLLEFFRMAQFKGMRPATKTTLVACQLLLLSTQWANSGGLPALLPDAVLPLSGAAICGWLLLQPVTGSIADIAASIFGLFYLGFLPSHWLRLRNLTDFEVAPILQRLSIDNSWLSSGLLITLAACLMVVASDIGSYMIGRRLGRHPLSPISPSKTIEGAIGGALCSVVVGALMASLMGWRLGWLSGGLLGALVALFALVGDLTESMMKRDAGVKDSGDALPGHGGILDRIDSYLFTPAVVYYALILIMPLLAN
- a CDS encoding DUF2993 domain-containing protein; this translates as MTPMNANSSGPLLQLLSNGLQIWIRGQCDDVGELKLKLQGSALQLLRGKLEGVSLTARKVSFQKLPLLRAELKSGALQAHINPSNPGQPIQLSHPFTIDGEVVLSGADLNRALASDRWRWLGDLISEQLMGLTPLQTLSIDDDLLELQAAVIATQDPVRARFGLQAAEGTIQITQLESGKSFLLPMDSGIHIDKANLKAGQLILQGKATVSP
- a CDS encoding alpha/beta fold hydrolase; protein product: MTNKRILENAASTLLDPLAREQLQGLEWLELACTDSGADHYPVVTMGSGPPVLLLHGFDSSNLEFRRLVPLLKTNNTLIIPDLFGFGFCPRPEQISYGPELVLNHLDALLDTLPTDETIGVIGASMGGSVAMELARRHPERIDRLLLLAPAGLDGKPMPLPPVLDQLGVWFLGRPGVRRGLCRQAFADPDSNVGEPEIEIASLHLKVPGWARSLAAFARSGGFAGCGDPLPPQPLHVLWGEQDRILRAPQKRSAQELLGDKLESVANCGHLPHLDQPELVAKRWQASE
- a CDS encoding iron-containing alcohol dehydrogenase family protein, with product MTTSLVCHTHAIAPSRVIRGEQAWQQGLPAIADLCQRPALLGRSPATQSIRARLKADLIGCDLAVVESQLHFDCCEDDLTRLQAQLQATGCDAVIAAGGGKVLDAGKLLAYRLKLPCVTVPLSAATCAGWTALANIYSPDGAFIADEALASCPDLLIFDHGLVRQAPNQTLASGIADALAKWYEASVGSGSSTDGIIQQAVQMARVLRDQLLIDARESMAQPESEAWVRVAEACGLTAGVIGGLGGAQCRTVAAHAVHNGLTQLHACHSKLHGEKVGFGILVQLRLEERLGGNQLAAQSRRQLLPLLQELGVPVTLQDLGLGEAGLHELRAICSFACRPGSDLHHLPFDVTETDLLEALLSTDADNRSVSTSLETEA
- a CDS encoding ATP-dependent Clp protease ATP-binding subunit; this encodes MFERFTEKAIKVIMLAQEEARRLGHNFVGTEQILLGLIGEGTGVAAKVLKSMGVNLKDARVEVEKIIGRGSGFVAVEIPFTPRAKRVLELSLEEARQLGHNYIGTEHLLLGLIREGEGVAARVLENLGVDLAKVRTQVIRMLGETAEVGAGGGGGAKGSTKTPTLDEFGTNLTQLATESKLDPVVGRHKEIDRVIQILGRRTKNNPVLIGEPGVGKTAIAEGLAQRIQQGDIPDILEEKRVLTLDIGLLVAGTKYRGEFEERLKKIMEEIKSAGNVILVIDEVHTLIGAGAAEGAIDAANILKPALARGELQCIGATTLDEYRKHIERDAALERRFQPVTVGEPSIPDTIEILRGLRERYEQHHRLKITDAALDAAATLGDRYISDRFLPDKAIDLIDEAGSRVRLLNSKLPPAAKEVDKELRAVQKEKEDAVRDQDFGRAGELRDKEVELREKIRTLLQSSREESPVNSGDAGQTSEGAVREAVPSDSAEGSTAQPQLLTTPIVDEEDIAHIVASWTGVPVQKLTESESVKLLNMEETLHKRLIGQDEAVKAVSKAIRRARVGLKNPNRPIASFIFSGPTGVGKTELTKALAAYFFGSEEAMIRLDMSEFMERHTVSKLIGSPPGYVGFNEGGQLTEAVRRRPYTVVLFDEIEKAHPDVFNLLLQLLEDGRLTDSKGRTVDFKNTLIIMTSNIGSKVIEKGGGGLGFEFSGENAEENQYNRIKSLVNEELKQYFRPEFLNRLDEIIVFRQLNREEVKDIAEIMLKEVFARIGDKGITLTVSNAFKERLVEEGYNPAYGARPLRRAVMRLLEDSLAEEVLTGRIKEGDSAEVDIDHDKKVVVRHLNTTAPVTPQLANAGV